A DNA window from Armatimonadota bacterium contains the following coding sequences:
- a CDS encoding pyruvate, phosphate dikinase yields MSTKRVYLFREGNASMRDLMGGKGANLAEMTNIGLPVPPGFTVTTEVCSEYYANGKKLPAELMAEVKAAVAEVEKDLGKKFGDPVNPLLMSVRSGAKFSMPGMMDTILNLGLNSDTLKGIIAISGDERFAYDANRRFIMMFSDVVLDVDKHFFEEIFDAKKKALGVKLDTEVPASALKEVCAEFLALVLQKTGEGFPSDPWKQLELAIEAVFRSWNNDRAIVYRRTEKIPDEIGTAVNIQSMVFGNLGDDCGTGVAFSRDPSTGEHLLYGEYLMNAQGEDVVAGIRTPVPISELEKQNKPLYDEFVSITNKLEAHYKDMQDLEFTIEKGRLFMLQCRSGKRTGPAGVKIAVDMVHEGLITKEEAVNRITGSHLDQLLHPRIDDVYVSDRGIRPIAKGLAASPGAAVGKIVFDADTAEVMAQKGEKVLLVREETNPDDVHGMLAAQGILTARGGKTSHAAVVARGFGIPCVAGCEALHVNVKDRILSVDHQEFKEGDIISINGSTGEVFPQELPLIAAEVSGFFGELMSWCDEFRRLKVRTNADNPRDARQAIEFGAEGIGLCRTEHMFFEADRLPIVRDMILSKSEVQREAALQKLLVVQQTDFEGIFEAMDGKPVTIRLIDPPLHEFLPSFDELLKEVTELQIAVNMTGGESLKSVLAEKETMLKAVESMREFNPMMGLRGVRLSIIFPGIVAMQTRAILQAAAKLTKRGVKVYPEIMIPLVGHVNELRVVQRQLESVAADVVAEAGTDIPYTFGTMIEIPRAALTAGEIAEYAQFFSFGTNDLTQMTFGYSRDDAEGKFLQRYVEQKVLPFNVFESIDQTGVGRLMKMAVEEGRAKRDGLKCGICGEHGGDPDSVIFCHQIGLDYVSCSPFRVPIAKLAAAQASIRERMKVGVLDK; encoded by the coding sequence ATGAGTACAAAACGTGTTTATCTTTTCCGTGAGGGCAACGCTTCGATGCGTGACCTAATGGGTGGCAAGGGCGCGAATCTTGCCGAAATGACCAATATTGGTCTTCCCGTCCCTCCCGGATTCACTGTCACTACTGAAGTCTGTTCTGAATACTATGCCAACGGCAAAAAGCTCCCCGCCGAGCTGATGGCCGAAGTCAAAGCCGCCGTTGCCGAAGTCGAAAAGGACCTGGGTAAGAAGTTCGGCGATCCTGTCAATCCGCTTTTGATGTCCGTTCGCTCTGGCGCTAAGTTCAGTATGCCAGGCATGATGGACACAATTTTGAACCTTGGATTGAACTCCGATACTCTCAAGGGCATCATCGCCATCTCTGGTGACGAACGATTTGCTTACGACGCCAATCGCCGATTTATCATGATGTTCAGCGACGTCGTTCTCGATGTCGACAAGCACTTCTTCGAAGAGATCTTTGACGCTAAGAAGAAGGCTCTCGGCGTTAAGCTCGATACCGAAGTTCCGGCAAGCGCGCTGAAAGAAGTTTGCGCAGAGTTTCTCGCTCTGGTCTTGCAGAAGACTGGCGAAGGCTTCCCTTCCGATCCTTGGAAGCAGCTGGAACTCGCGATCGAGGCCGTATTCCGATCTTGGAACAACGACCGAGCGATCGTTTATCGCCGAACCGAGAAGATTCCTGACGAAATCGGAACCGCGGTCAACATCCAGTCCATGGTGTTTGGCAACCTCGGCGACGATTGCGGCACCGGCGTAGCCTTTAGCCGCGACCCTTCAACGGGCGAACACTTGCTCTACGGCGAGTATTTGATGAACGCCCAGGGCGAAGACGTGGTGGCCGGTATTCGAACTCCGGTACCGATCAGCGAGCTCGAGAAGCAGAACAAGCCACTTTACGATGAGTTTGTCTCGATCACCAACAAGCTCGAAGCGCACTACAAGGACATGCAGGACCTTGAATTCACGATTGAAAAGGGTCGTTTGTTCATGTTGCAATGCCGAAGTGGAAAGCGAACTGGTCCTGCTGGCGTGAAGATCGCGGTGGACATGGTCCACGAAGGGCTGATCACGAAGGAAGAAGCCGTCAACCGAATCACTGGGTCACACCTTGACCAGCTTTTGCACCCGCGCATCGACGATGTTTATGTGAGCGACCGAGGCATTCGCCCGATCGCCAAGGGTCTAGCTGCCTCACCAGGCGCAGCTGTCGGAAAGATCGTTTTCGACGCTGACACCGCCGAAGTCATGGCCCAGAAGGGTGAAAAGGTTCTCCTCGTTCGTGAAGAGACGAACCCGGACGACGTGCACGGCATGCTGGCTGCACAAGGCATTCTCACCGCCCGCGGCGGTAAAACTTCGCACGCTGCTGTTGTCGCTCGAGGATTCGGAATTCCTTGCGTCGCTGGTTGCGAAGCGCTCCATGTGAATGTCAAGGACCGCATTCTCTCGGTCGATCACCAAGAGTTCAAGGAAGGCGACATCATTTCGATCAACGGTTCGACCGGCGAAGTGTTCCCTCAAGAGCTGCCATTGATCGCGGCAGAAGTCAGCGGATTCTTTGGCGAGCTCATGAGCTGGTGCGACGAATTCCGCCGACTCAAGGTGCGAACCAATGCCGACAATCCTCGCGATGCCCGGCAAGCCATCGAATTCGGTGCGGAAGGCATCGGCCTCTGCCGAACGGAGCACATGTTCTTTGAGGCTGATCGACTGCCGATCGTCCGGGACATGATTCTCAGCAAGAGCGAAGTCCAGCGAGAAGCCGCTTTGCAAAAGCTGCTCGTAGTCCAGCAAACGGACTTCGAAGGCATCTTCGAAGCAATGGACGGCAAGCCAGTCACCATCCGGTTGATCGATCCTCCTTTGCACGAGTTCTTGCCATCGTTCGACGAACTCCTAAAGGAAGTGACTGAGCTCCAAATCGCGGTCAATATGACCGGCGGAGAATCGCTCAAATCTGTTCTTGCGGAGAAGGAGACGATGCTAAAGGCCGTCGAATCCATGCGCGAGTTCAACCCAATGATGGGATTGCGCGGTGTTCGACTCTCGATCATCTTCCCTGGAATCGTCGCGATGCAAACTCGGGCGATCTTGCAGGCCGCCGCCAAGCTGACGAAGCGTGGCGTGAAGGTCTATCCAGAGATCATGATTCCGCTGGTTGGACACGTCAACGAGCTTCGAGTGGTTCAGCGCCAACTTGAGAGCGTGGCTGCGGACGTGGTTGCCGAGGCCGGAACTGACATTCCGTACACCTTTGGCACCATGATCGAGATTCCACGCGCAGCTTTGACTGCCGGAGAAATCGCAGAGTACGCTCAGTTCTTTAGCTTCGGTACCAACGACCTCACGCAGATGACTTTCGGTTATAGCCGAGACGATGCTGAGGGCAAGTTCTTGCAGCGCTACGTCGAGCAAAAGGTTCTGCCGTTCAACGTGTTTGAATCAATTGATCAGACCGGCGTGGGTCGTCTCATGAAGATGGCGGTCGAAGAAGGCCGAGCTAAGCGAGATGGTCTCAAGTGCGGTATCTGCGGAGAGCACGGCGGCGATCCAGATTCGGTGATCTTCTGTCACCAGATCGGGCTCGATTACGTATCCTGCTCGCCATTCCGAGTGCCAATCGCCAAATTGGCGGCAGCACAAGCTTCGATTCGTGAGCGAATGAAAGTCGGCGTGCTCGACAAGTAA
- a CDS encoding cellulase family glycosylhydrolase yields the protein MARIGTILVVFLRESFYTEIRGNVMNSFKSLSLLASAMFFSSLASVSYGQGNPPGDPPGETELNELSCTDPIPKYLRYGVNLDGVYQADWAYMLGRPCYDERRLDDLLIEADFVKLRLAGFEHVRIPISPVAFGVHDQTGKVEPSFIFKREASNPSFSPGNWPVGYHINAQENFEALAADIIAAQAQGLDVILDCHPWLVSQAHYDYEWKGGAGTTKPPSGTFLENFCTDGPLPIPITQNHPLPKFWSSFLAELRIHLDVLENPLCGGNVFQGIHFEALNEPMVNFWGQISENQYGPRYSEGATNSPPSLAIHKQWMFDQLANWKAIQAQAIKAIYTEVDPEGSRIIVSTLTNLVDSFGLTEKFPNVQGTPTYQFTPYSPSEMTAIGCPESYSRRLIYAYHPYLPFKYTHKEPIAGIAPEYLKKRDYGDNFVAPHTSFFYRDNILESENSSTRTKAMPYMFDWVGAYDNPAIIATEFGVIKRDGDPYAEPDPVPTNPTTLDVDDWQRYKWHYDLRTLMEAHNSAWTVFGYTSTWGVTGRFVYLERFNLNENPIYHRSLTRNGGGVIHPMMIQALFSDTRPSDGNDD from the coding sequence TTGGCGAGAATCGGCACGATTCTTGTTGTGTTTCTGAGAGAATCGTTTTATACTGAGATCAGAGGCAATGTAATGAATTCGTTCAAGTCACTCTCACTTTTGGCATCAGCCATGTTCTTCAGTTCGTTGGCGTCTGTTTCGTATGGGCAAGGTAATCCTCCGGGCGACCCACCGGGTGAAACTGAGTTGAATGAGCTAAGTTGCACTGATCCCATTCCCAAGTATTTACGCTATGGCGTAAATCTTGACGGCGTGTATCAGGCAGATTGGGCATACATGCTGGGGCGACCATGCTACGACGAGCGCCGACTAGATGACTTACTCATAGAGGCAGACTTTGTCAAGCTTCGTCTTGCTGGTTTTGAGCATGTTCGGATTCCGATTTCACCAGTGGCTTTCGGAGTCCATGACCAAACGGGCAAAGTCGAGCCAAGTTTCATATTTAAGAGAGAGGCTTCCAATCCATCCTTTAGCCCCGGTAATTGGCCAGTTGGATATCATATCAATGCCCAAGAGAATTTCGAGGCTCTTGCCGCCGACATCATTGCGGCACAAGCCCAAGGACTAGATGTCATTTTGGATTGCCATCCTTGGCTAGTGTCTCAAGCGCACTACGATTATGAGTGGAAAGGCGGTGCTGGAACCACGAAGCCACCATCGGGGACTTTCTTAGAAAATTTTTGCACCGATGGCCCCTTGCCAATTCCGATCACTCAAAATCATCCGCTACCGAAGTTTTGGTCCTCATTCTTGGCGGAACTTAGAATTCATCTAGACGTTCTTGAAAATCCGCTCTGCGGAGGAAATGTGTTTCAGGGCATTCACTTTGAAGCCTTGAATGAACCGATGGTGAATTTTTGGGGGCAAATCAGTGAAAATCAATATGGCCCCCGATATTCGGAAGGAGCAACTAATTCGCCTCCTAGTCTTGCGATTCACAAGCAGTGGATGTTTGATCAGTTGGCCAATTGGAAAGCTATACAAGCTCAGGCAATAAAGGCCATATACACCGAAGTTGACCCGGAAGGTAGCCGTATTATTGTGTCGACTCTTACGAATCTTGTTGATAGCTTTGGTCTGACTGAAAAGTTTCCGAATGTACAGGGAACGCCGACGTACCAATTTACACCATACAGCCCCAGTGAAATGACGGCGATTGGGTGTCCAGAAAGTTACAGCCGAAGACTGATTTATGCCTATCATCCGTATTTGCCATTCAAATACACGCACAAAGAACCGATAGCCGGAATCGCCCCAGAGTATTTAAAAAAGCGGGATTACGGTGACAATTTTGTTGCGCCCCATACTTCATTCTTCTACCGGGACAATATCCTGGAAAGCGAGAACTCCAGCACGAGGACGAAGGCGATGCCTTATATGTTTGATTGGGTCGGTGCATACGATAACCCAGCAATTATCGCCACGGAATTCGGGGTCATCAAGCGGGACGGAGACCCGTACGCAGAACCGGACCCTGTACCCACAAATCCTACTACGCTGGACGTCGACGACTGGCAACGATACAAATGGCACTATGACTTGCGTACTCTAATGGAGGCTCACAACTCTGCATGGACAGTCTTTGGATATACCAGTACATGGGGCGTGACTGGCAGGTTTGTATATCTTGAGCGGTTTAATCTCAACGAAAACCCAATATATCACCGTAGCCTAACCCGAAATGGCGGCGGAGTAATTCATCCGATGATGATTCAAGCTCTCTTTAGTGACACCAGACCAAGTGATGGTAATGATGATTAA
- a CDS encoding LmeA family phospholipid-binding protein, whose product MDAEFSLLHLAVLGHGLKLPNGMVIDEVEIQADRLAIVDQKPKFETPATTIVRISPESLQTFIASQLPAMVRDPQVRFHDGKILVSASVKVLVEISATATLSLVIQDQKKLLVELIDVDKPGPVRGILENQLDAVNPVFDAKDLPLDLKLERVAIGKNIEIFATATA is encoded by the coding sequence GTGGACGCGGAATTCTCACTTCTTCATCTGGCGGTGCTCGGGCACGGGCTAAAACTCCCCAACGGCATGGTCATTGACGAAGTGGAGATTCAGGCTGACCGTCTCGCCATCGTGGATCAGAAACCGAAATTCGAGACTCCCGCGACCACCATCGTCCGGATCAGTCCGGAGTCGCTGCAGACGTTCATCGCGTCGCAACTCCCAGCGATGGTTCGCGACCCACAAGTGCGGTTTCATGACGGCAAGATTCTGGTCAGCGCTTCGGTCAAAGTTCTCGTTGAAATTTCTGCCACAGCCACGCTCAGCCTGGTGATTCAGGATCAAAAGAAGTTGCTGGTTGAACTGATCGATGTCGATAAGCCCGGCCCTGTGCGAGGCATTCTAGAAAATCAATTGGATGCCGTTAATCCGGTGTTTGATGCCAAAGACTTGCCCCTTGATTTGAAGCTGGAACGCGTTGCGATAGGCAAGAATATCGAGATATTCGCGACCGCCACCGCATAG
- a CDS encoding GHKL domain-containing protein: MIRIGALVSVSGAIAGVAMPHAGWVLIPSIAGLVLVGVGLVRFERERVRIAAEARDAQSQKNLLEELVMGQDAALFVCEPDASVRFANKRARDTFRFDNPVGSPILKVTLSHEISELISRAIGQQEPILEEIGIRTDEDRIFLVKAWHRPENTQEIFLSLIDMTQIKRLERVRSDFVANVSHELRTPLTNIRAMNEILAESEPEERELFQRYLGSSIREVDRLTRIVEDLLTLSLAERGKLTSEICDLTAIVEATVAQLEPKAKSKGLTISKSIQPAIEVNGNPSQLAQIVFNLVDNAINYTKEGSIRIELNTESNLAKLSIQDSGIGIPSEDQPRVFERFYRVDKSRSKETGGTGLGLSIVKHLVETHGGQIELQSALNQGSTFTIWLNLSEPES, from the coding sequence TTGATTCGAATCGGCGCGCTGGTTTCGGTTTCTGGTGCGATCGCGGGAGTTGCCATGCCTCATGCCGGCTGGGTCTTGATTCCGAGCATCGCTGGATTAGTCCTGGTCGGGGTTGGTTTGGTTCGGTTCGAGAGAGAGAGGGTCCGAATCGCCGCTGAAGCTAGAGATGCGCAAAGCCAAAAGAACCTGCTCGAAGAATTGGTGATGGGGCAGGACGCAGCGTTGTTCGTTTGTGAACCGGACGCCTCGGTGCGGTTTGCCAACAAGCGCGCAAGAGACACTTTCCGCTTCGATAATCCGGTTGGCTCACCGATTTTGAAGGTCACCTTATCCCACGAGATATCGGAACTCATTTCGCGGGCGATCGGGCAACAGGAGCCGATTTTGGAAGAGATTGGGATTCGAACTGACGAGGACAGAATCTTCCTGGTAAAAGCTTGGCACCGCCCTGAGAATACGCAGGAAATCTTTCTCTCGCTGATCGACATGACGCAAATCAAGCGGCTTGAACGCGTCCGCTCGGATTTTGTCGCCAATGTCTCACACGAATTGCGGACGCCGCTCACTAACATACGCGCGATGAACGAGATTCTTGCTGAATCAGAGCCCGAAGAGCGAGAACTGTTCCAGCGTTACCTCGGCTCCAGTATCCGCGAAGTCGATCGGCTCACTCGAATCGTGGAAGACCTGCTGACCTTGAGCCTTGCCGAGCGTGGCAAATTGACTTCGGAGATTTGTGATCTGACCGCTATTGTCGAAGCAACAGTCGCTCAATTAGAGCCCAAAGCGAAATCAAAGGGGCTCACAATCAGCAAGTCGATCCAGCCTGCCATCGAAGTCAACGGTAATCCAAGCCAGCTCGCGCAAATCGTTTTCAACCTTGTCGACAACGCAATCAATTACACGAAAGAAGGATCGATTCGGATTGAGCTGAACACGGAAAGTAACTTAGCAAAGCTCTCGATCCAGGATTCCGGAATCGGGATTCCAAGCGAAGATCAACCCCGGGTGTTCGAGCGCTTCTACCGAGTGGACAAAAGCCGTTCGAAAGAAACCGGCGGAACGGGCCTAGGCTTAAGCATCGTCAAGCACTTGGTCGAAACACACGGTGGGCAGATTGAACTCCAAAGTGCGCTCAACCAAGGCAGCACTTTCACCATTTGGTTAAACCTTAGCGAACCCGAGTCGTAA
- a CDS encoding family 10 glycosylhydrolase: MRELMVAGTLMCAGSVMAQNLAMINNPQISIPSVQREMRAAWVASVYGIDWPTTRGTTTTSIASQRTQMNAILDGMAAANMNCVFLQVRSAGDAMYPSTLEPWSYYLTGRQGLAPTGTYDPLAEWIVAARQRGMQLYAWVNPYRMIVNVPSFSPPPGTGWVDTATTSSTAYVHPLHSYRSRPSVVKLYENSSGADQYWLDPGEPASAAHSKAVIMDIVNRYDIDGLVFDDYFYPYPNGLYAFPDTSSFALYGGGLTLSNWRRKNVNDFVYDIYTSIKAAKPQCLFGIGPFGIWQPGNPAGVTGLNSYAELYADSKLWLNNGWVDFLAPQLYWKISSTGQPYGSLLNWWVSQNTQGRHVWASNYTSQLIGNTWPAQEIIDQISVTRNTPGATGNVHYSAKVIRDDTQSLKTLLANGLYSTDALIPASAWLDNAAPARPILSYSKSSSQHLFTWSLPGGSDAARWYLISTLVGTTWSHSVVPSSTLSTVVNIKSASGSLRAIGVAAVDKSGNQSAYATRVFDPSVLTTRVR, from the coding sequence ATGAGAGAGTTGATGGTAGCCGGCACGCTCATGTGCGCGGGCAGCGTCATGGCCCAGAACTTGGCCATGATCAACAACCCTCAAATTTCGATCCCCTCGGTCCAGCGTGAGATGCGGGCTGCTTGGGTCGCATCGGTTTACGGCATTGATTGGCCGACGACTCGCGGAACTACCACGACTTCGATCGCTTCCCAACGAACGCAGATGAACGCAATTTTGGATGGCATGGCTGCCGCCAACATGAATTGCGTCTTCCTGCAGGTTCGGTCGGCTGGCGATGCGATGTACCCGTCCACGCTAGAACCATGGTCGTACTATCTGACCGGGCGGCAGGGGCTGGCTCCGACCGGAACTTACGATCCACTTGCGGAATGGATCGTCGCGGCGCGGCAGCGCGGCATGCAACTCTATGCTTGGGTCAACCCATATCGCATGATCGTGAACGTGCCGAGTTTTTCGCCGCCACCAGGCACAGGATGGGTGGATACGGCCACGACTTCATCGACGGCGTACGTCCATCCGCTTCATTCGTATCGCTCTCGGCCGAGCGTTGTCAAGCTTTACGAGAACTCTTCCGGTGCCGATCAGTACTGGCTTGATCCAGGCGAGCCTGCATCTGCCGCGCACAGTAAAGCGGTCATCATGGACATCGTCAATCGTTACGACATCGACGGTTTGGTGTTTGACGACTACTTCTATCCCTATCCGAACGGACTTTACGCCTTTCCAGATACTTCCAGCTTCGCGCTGTATGGCGGAGGTCTGACTCTGTCGAACTGGCGGCGAAAGAACGTCAACGACTTCGTCTACGACATCTACACAAGCATCAAGGCCGCCAAACCTCAATGCCTGTTCGGGATCGGGCCGTTTGGAATTTGGCAACCGGGGAATCCGGCAGGGGTTACCGGGCTGAACTCCTATGCGGAGCTTTATGCAGACAGCAAACTTTGGCTAAACAACGGTTGGGTGGACTTTCTCGCGCCGCAGCTTTATTGGAAAATTTCATCGACGGGTCAGCCTTATGGCTCGTTGTTGAACTGGTGGGTGTCGCAAAATACGCAAGGGCGGCATGTTTGGGCATCGAACTACACCAGTCAGCTGATTGGCAACACATGGCCCGCGCAGGAGATCATCGACCAGATTTCCGTGACTCGGAACACGCCGGGAGCGACCGGAAACGTGCACTACAGCGCGAAAGTGATTCGTGACGATACACAGAGTCTGAAGACCCTCCTGGCGAACGGTTTATATTCAACGGACGCTTTGATCCCGGCTTCCGCTTGGCTCGACAACGCAGCACCGGCTCGTCCGATTCTGAGCTACAGTAAGTCCAGTTCTCAGCACCTCTTCACATGGAGTTTGCCGGGCGGTAGCGATGCGGCTAGGTGGTACTTGATCAGTACCCTTGTCGGCACTACTTGGAGTCATTCGGTAGTTCCAAGTTCGACACTGAGCACAGTAGTGAATATCAAGTCTGCGAGCGGCTCATTGCGAGCGATTGGAGTCGCCGCCGTCGACAAATCAGGTAACCAATCCGCCTACGCCACACGCGTGTTTGACCCTTCAGTTCTTACGACTCGGGTTCGCTAA
- a CDS encoding family 10 glycosylhydrolase codes for MLSLLAMSVLGAPLDFQPPREFRAAWVATVDNIDWPSKPGLSEDTQRSEMIKILDTLEDLNMNAVIFQIRPSADSFYRSKIEPWSYYLSGTSGKGPSYDPLQFVVKEAHSRGIEVHVWFNPYRAKHPVQKADMAANHISKTHPEAVYSYGGYLWMDPGSRTIQNRSYDVFMDVLSRYDIDGMHIDDYFYPYPVRESGKVVPFPDDATYQAYQKRGGTLGKSDWRRKNVDDFIERVYKGIKAKKPWVKFGISPFGIARPGVPKGITAGVDQYEDLSADALKWWQNGWCDYYAPQLYWPIEQTAQSFPVLLKFWEDNNKQQRHLWPGLYTGRVGEAWEVDQVVRQLGLISKSTATGAIHFSMKSFTNNYKNINAALKSGAYKEHALVPASPWNDQMRPSAPSFTIKPTGILFGEHAPDDRYYGIAVRTGGTWKVVDVFAAEKAVRAVPTGVKSSDIAVFAVDRSGNCSSLKPIAP; via the coding sequence ATGCTGAGTCTCCTCGCTATGAGCGTCTTGGGTGCGCCCTTGGATTTTCAACCACCTCGCGAGTTCCGCGCTGCATGGGTCGCCACCGTGGACAACATCGACTGGCCAAGTAAGCCCGGGCTTTCGGAAGACACCCAACGGTCCGAGATGATCAAGATTCTGGACACTTTGGAAGATCTCAACATGAACGCGGTGATCTTCCAAATTCGGCCATCGGCAGATTCGTTTTATCGCAGCAAGATCGAGCCTTGGAGCTATTACCTGAGCGGTACAAGCGGGAAGGGCCCTAGCTACGACCCTCTTCAATTCGTCGTGAAAGAAGCTCACTCACGGGGGATCGAAGTGCATGTTTGGTTCAATCCCTATCGCGCCAAGCACCCGGTTCAGAAGGCCGACATGGCCGCAAACCATATCTCCAAGACTCACCCTGAAGCGGTTTACAGCTACGGCGGCTATCTGTGGATGGATCCAGGTTCTCGGACGATCCAGAATCGCAGCTACGATGTGTTCATGGATGTGCTCTCGCGGTACGACATCGACGGGATGCACATCGACGACTATTTCTATCCGTATCCTGTGCGCGAATCTGGAAAGGTGGTCCCGTTCCCGGATGATGCAACTTATCAGGCGTATCAAAAGCGCGGCGGAACGCTAGGCAAGAGCGATTGGCGCCGAAAGAACGTTGACGACTTTATCGAGCGGGTCTACAAGGGCATCAAGGCGAAAAAGCCTTGGGTGAAGTTCGGAATCTCGCCGTTTGGAATCGCTCGACCCGGCGTACCAAAGGGAATCACGGCCGGGGTAGATCAGTATGAAGATCTTTCGGCAGACGCTCTGAAGTGGTGGCAGAACGGTTGGTGCGACTACTACGCTCCTCAACTCTACTGGCCGATCGAACAAACCGCGCAGAGCTTCCCGGTGTTGCTCAAATTCTGGGAGGATAACAACAAGCAGCAGCGCCATCTTTGGCCTGGTTTGTACACCGGACGCGTCGGCGAGGCTTGGGAAGTGGACCAGGTCGTCCGTCAACTTGGCTTGATCAGCAAGAGCACCGCCACCGGAGCGATCCACTTCAGCATGAAGTCGTTCACCAACAACTACAAGAACATCAATGCCGCTCTGAAGTCCGGGGCATATAAGGAACATGCACTTGTTCCCGCATCTCCCTGGAACGATCAGATGCGCCCGTCGGCACCAAGTTTCACCATCAAACCGACCGGAATCCTGTTCGGCGAACACGCTCCTGACGATCGCTACTACGGCATCGCCGTTCGCACTGGAGGAACTTGGAAGGTCGTAGACGTGTTCGCGGCGGAGAAGGCAGTGCGTGCAGTTCCAACCGGCGTGAAGTCCAGCGATATTGCGGTTTTTGCGGTAGATCGGTCTGGAAACTGTTCGAGTTTGAAGCCGATTGCACCGTAA
- a CDS encoding PEP-CTERM sorting domain-containing protein, with translation MREVTLPGQTNITVTGINNAGQMAVHSSNLNYTVNSVHRVNVNGQVESATANSIGYRYARVGGISEAGEVVINGSPLDTVNGTPIGYWTPGVGATSLVSTEPAWYQLDTFNMNSSHVAVGWAQYGGPDSSVPSGMAMAFSPTSGGTLNPGYWDGDNIARDIDDSGNIVGCVNLNPIMWRPDGSYVSLAQPNTYGSASSINSSGLISGTLNDSAGKHLAIWNTSGQLLHKIFIGDRPTIPHVLSEKSFINDNGDVVVSVTRNGVVRQYFWSQSTGLLDITSSITNTGGGILTMMGINNRREIIAYGIYGNNLKSNLLLTPVPEPSELIVLGVGLVGIALRRRKKLSENRRA, from the coding sequence ATGCGTGAGGTGACTCTGCCAGGGCAAACGAACATCACTGTGACCGGTATAAACAACGCGGGGCAAATGGCTGTTCACAGTAGTAATCTCAACTATACGGTCAATAGTGTTCACCGTGTAAACGTGAACGGCCAGGTTGAATCTGCAACAGCTAATAGTATTGGCTACCGATATGCCAGGGTCGGCGGCATCAGCGAAGCGGGTGAGGTCGTAATTAACGGTTCACCGCTGGATACAGTGAATGGCACTCCCATTGGATACTGGACACCAGGAGTTGGTGCAACTAGCTTAGTCTCGACTGAACCAGCTTGGTATCAATTGGACACATTCAACATGAACAGTTCGCATGTCGCCGTGGGTTGGGCACAATATGGAGGGCCGGATAGTTCAGTTCCCTCCGGTATGGCGATGGCGTTCTCTCCTACCAGCGGCGGTACGCTAAACCCAGGCTATTGGGACGGCGATAATATCGCCAGAGACATTGATGATTCTGGCAACATCGTAGGTTGTGTAAACCTAAATCCGATTATGTGGAGGCCGGATGGAAGCTATGTTTCACTGGCACAGCCGAACACGTATGGCTCTGCCAGCAGCATCAATTCCAGCGGGCTCATCAGTGGGACATTGAATGATTCTGCTGGCAAACACCTCGCCATTTGGAACACGTCGGGACAACTCCTTCACAAAATCTTCATAGGGGATCGACCGACCATTCCGCATGTCCTTTCCGAGAAGAGCTTCATCAATGATAATGGTGATGTCGTGGTTTCCGTAACGAGAAATGGAGTTGTACGCCAATACTTCTGGTCACAGTCAACCGGTCTGCTAGATATCACATCTTCGATCACTAATACAGGTGGTGGAATTCTCACAATGATGGGAATCAACAATCGAAGAGAAATCATCGCATACGGAATCTACGGCAATAATCTCAAATCGAACCTGCTCCTTACTCCAGTGCCGGAGCCATCTGAACTGATCGTTCTCGGAGTTGGGTTGGTGGGCATCGCACTACGGCGACGAAAGAAGCTATCAGAAAATCGGCGAGCATAG
- a CDS encoding GNAT family N-acetyltransferase — translation MEQNIISLEVAINVFTEGFCFAKSRTYPFAAFAEPNMIVMRDDPVRRTVRKTEIVAWGISPEEAIERVRASHPAFHFLSYVHSNDEDFEDIRRRFKQSGYRAMLHELFFVHDLESIPPLRYSSEVERLTGDQVEWEGPQFPKHLEPRPPIGTRYRIWHHFREVASVMKVPVGPDHWVSDLYVVGEERRKGYATDLMCQLLFDAQEAGERSSILLANTTGAKLYPRLGYQKIGTLQLFCPLER, via the coding sequence GTGGAACAGAACATTATTAGTCTGGAGGTCGCGATCAACGTGTTTACCGAAGGTTTTTGCTTCGCTAAAAGCCGCACGTATCCGTTCGCCGCGTTCGCAGAACCTAATATGATCGTCATGCGCGATGATCCCGTGCGAAGGACCGTCCGTAAGACTGAGATCGTGGCGTGGGGAATCTCCCCCGAAGAAGCGATTGAACGAGTCCGAGCTTCTCACCCCGCCTTCCACTTCCTCTCTTATGTCCATTCCAACGATGAGGATTTTGAGGACATACGTCGAAGATTCAAACAATCGGGGTACCGCGCGATGCTCCACGAACTGTTTTTCGTTCATGACCTAGAGTCGATTCCACCGCTGCGCTATTCTTCCGAGGTCGAAAGGCTGACCGGCGACCAAGTGGAATGGGAAGGACCGCAGTTTCCAAAGCATTTGGAACCCAGGCCGCCCATCGGAACCCGATATCGAATTTGGCACCATTTCCGGGAGGTCGCCTCCGTGATGAAGGTTCCTGTTGGGCCAGATCATTGGGTTTCGGACCTCTACGTGGTCGGCGAAGAACGGCGCAAGGGTTACGCCACCGATCTCATGTGCCAATTGCTCTTTGACGCGCAAGAAGCGGGAGAACGCTCCAGCATCTTGTTGGCAAACACCACCGGCGCCAAGCTGTATCCACGGCTCGGTTACCAGAAAATCGGCACGCTTCAGTTGTTCTGCCCGCTAGAACGCTAA